A window of Paremcibacter congregatus contains these coding sequences:
- a CDS encoding AGE family epimerase/isomerase, whose amino-acid sequence MNVTQKMSPLPDFRSTGFLIEHVRSILTFYYPQCIDQEKGGYFQHFDATGKVSLENHQRHLVSSSRLTINFAVAAKQFNDQAFLDAARHGLAFLRDGHRNPETGGYAWMLENGQISDGDNHCYGFAFVLMAYARTYEAGAKEAYDYIDETFQFMEKHFWQEQDKLYIEVIDAKLKSASLYRGQNSNMHCCEALIAAYEATKERRYLDRALVIARRITVELAAQCDGKIWEHYNDHWLVDFEYNAGDTENKLRPWGYQPGHFTEWAKLLLLLNKHTLEGWLLPRAKALFDNAMEVAFDTNNCGLFYGFAPSGEICSNSKYSWVQAETIVAAALLASQKENHLYWCIYHQFWQYAWTHMIDHEQKCWHRNLTHDNKTIEASGVSMGRTDYHSICACIEIIHLLSQDENTKKDSQGSIL is encoded by the coding sequence ATGAACGTAACACAAAAGATGTCGCCACTGCCCGATTTTCGGTCCACAGGCTTTTTGATTGAGCATGTTCGTTCAATACTGACTTTTTATTATCCGCAATGTATTGACCAGGAGAAAGGCGGTTATTTTCAACATTTTGATGCAACTGGAAAGGTAAGTCTGGAAAATCACCAAAGACATTTGGTCAGCAGCAGCCGTCTTACGATTAATTTCGCGGTAGCAGCAAAACAATTCAATGATCAAGCGTTTCTGGATGCGGCACGGCATGGCCTTGCGTTCCTCCGCGACGGGCACCGTAATCCTGAAACCGGGGGATACGCCTGGATGCTGGAGAATGGCCAGATCAGTGACGGCGATAATCACTGTTATGGCTTCGCTTTCGTGCTTATGGCTTATGCACGGACTTATGAGGCAGGCGCGAAAGAAGCGTATGATTATATAGACGAAACCTTTCAGTTTATGGAAAAGCACTTTTGGCAAGAACAGGATAAATTATATATTGAAGTCATTGACGCTAAATTGAAGAGCGCCTCACTTTATCGTGGCCAAAACTCCAATATGCACTGTTGTGAAGCTTTGATTGCCGCTTATGAGGCCACAAAGGAGCGCCGCTATCTTGATCGGGCTCTCGTGATTGCCCGCCGGATCACGGTGGAACTTGCCGCCCAATGTGATGGTAAGATTTGGGAACATTACAATGACCATTGGCTTGTCGATTTTGAATATAATGCGGGGGATACGGAAAACAAATTACGCCCTTGGGGATATCAGCCGGGCCATTTCACCGAGTGGGCCAAACTACTTTTACTCCTTAATAAGCACACGCTGGAGGGGTGGTTGCTGCCTCGCGCCAAAGCTCTGTTTGACAATGCAATGGAAGTAGCTTTCGATACTAACAATTGCGGGTTGTTTTATGGGTTTGCGCCGTCAGGCGAGATATGCAGCAATAGCAAATATAGCTGGGTTCAGGCGGAAACGATCGTCGCGGCCGCGTTACTTGCCAGCCAAAAGGAAAACCATCTCTACTGGTGTATTTATCATCAGTTCTGGCAATATGCCTGGACGCATATGATTGACCACGAGCAAAAATGTTGGCATCGGAATTTAACCCACGACAATAAGACCATAGAGGCGTCAGGGGTCTCAATGGGGCGGACGGATTATCATTCGATCTGCGCCTGTATTGAAATTATTCATTTGCTTTCGCAGGATGAAAATACAAAAAAAGATAGTCAAGGATCAATATTGTGA
- a CDS encoding ROK family protein: protein MSRRHSENILFGGVEAGGTNFNCVMGYGDGDIIARRTIPTTTPENTLAQVVDFFKEKSIEYGPVQALGIAHFGPIDINKASRSYGKILLTVKPGWSYFDIVGYFSNIFSVPVAFQSDVNGAAIGERYFGGAKENDNFVYMTVGTGIGGGAFVNGHLVNNLQHPEIGHMLVPHDVVQDSFPGSCPVHGDCLEGLASGSAIKSRWGSPGESLPENSAVWELEAHYLAILCVNLCYCYAPEKIILGGGVMGQKQIFPILHRKFLELMHGYMTTLNEVSIKDFIVPTRLAGEAATKGSLILAHQGYFSETAAALSPRCNKTHRFP from the coding sequence ATGTCTAGAAGGCATTCTGAAAATATATTGTTCGGTGGTGTGGAAGCAGGCGGCACAAACTTTAATTGTGTAATGGGCTATGGTGATGGCGATATCATTGCGCGACGGACCATTCCAACAACAACCCCAGAAAACACGCTTGCTCAGGTGGTTGATTTTTTTAAAGAAAAATCCATTGAATACGGCCCTGTCCAGGCTTTGGGCATCGCTCATTTTGGGCCAATCGATATTAATAAGGCCTCCAGGAGTTACGGAAAAATATTACTGACCGTCAAACCGGGCTGGTCATACTTTGATATCGTTGGCTATTTTTCCAATATTTTTTCTGTTCCGGTCGCCTTTCAAAGTGATGTGAATGGCGCCGCTATTGGCGAACGGTATTTTGGGGGTGCTAAGGAAAATGATAATTTTGTCTATATGACGGTTGGCACCGGTATTGGCGGAGGAGCTTTTGTTAATGGTCACTTGGTGAATAACCTCCAGCACCCGGAAATCGGACATATGCTTGTGCCGCACGATGTGGTTCAAGATTCTTTTCCAGGGAGCTGCCCTGTCCACGGAGACTGTCTGGAGGGTCTGGCGTCTGGTTCCGCCATCAAGAGCAGATGGGGTTCTCCGGGCGAGAGCCTTCCCGAGAACTCTGCCGTATGGGAGCTTGAAGCGCATTACCTGGCCATTTTATGTGTGAATTTGTGTTATTGCTACGCGCCGGAAAAAATAATTCTGGGGGGTGGGGTGATGGGACAAAAGCAGATCTTCCCCATATTGCATCGTAAATTCTTAGAGTTGATGCATGGCTATATGACAACGCTAAATGAAGTTTCGATAAAAGATTTCATTGTTCCGACCCGCCTTGCTGGCGAGGCGGCGACTAAGGGTAGCTTGATCTTGGCGCATCAAGGTTACTTCTCTGAAACCGCTGCTGCTTTAAGCCCGCGGTGCAATAAAACCCACAGATTTCCATGA
- a CDS encoding alpha-amylase family glycosyl hydrolase, giving the protein MISTSNQTWWQDTVFYEIYISSFQDGNGDGIGDFAGLTSRLGYLQDLGVNGLWITPFYPSPKVDNGYDVADYFDVDPDFGTLADFDHFIEEAHRRGMKVIIDVVLNHVSTDHAWFREAASDPKSKYRDYFFFQDAPNGWSSFFGGSAWSKEPDGSQVYYHKFAPEQADLNWQNQAVRDDMKAMLRFWLDKGVDGFRFDVINFLSCDGIGAENPVDEQGKQIHLNDIDQLGIYPCVRELCGFVREYAAQKKTAYFLVGEVGDEALAKLAPYQGPDMLDVVFNFNLGSIDSFDICRVYQELKDMEKHLSGLPTIFFNSHDMARSMSRLCHENQAAAAALAALTLMAKGVSFLYFGEEIGMSNFIPGNIEEMKDIQAINHFNLAVSEGKNQRQAYGDALEKCRDKSRSYMSWNKSDFSGFSRSKPWIGAANVVHSPNVEDQRNDPESLWHWYQKLIFLCRDNPALAFGNYDHLSLDEKLLHLSRRWDDHIVHIHINFSREKKLIDRQNFREILTSRGISPCEPDYLPPFGVLITREIENAY; this is encoded by the coding sequence ATGATCTCAACTTCAAATCAGACATGGTGGCAAGACACCGTATTTTATGAAATATATATTTCCAGTTTCCAGGACGGGAACGGGGATGGGATCGGGGACTTTGCCGGACTGACAAGTCGCCTGGGTTACTTACAGGATTTGGGCGTCAATGGCTTGTGGATCACGCCATTTTATCCCTCACCCAAGGTCGACAACGGCTATGATGTTGCCGACTATTTTGATGTCGACCCTGATTTTGGCACATTAGCTGATTTTGACCATTTCATTGAAGAGGCGCATAGGCGTGGTATGAAGGTCATTATTGATGTCGTGTTAAATCACGTTTCAACAGACCATGCATGGTTCCGGGAAGCTGCCTCTGATCCGAAAAGTAAATATCGCGATTATTTTTTCTTTCAGGACGCGCCCAATGGATGGAGCTCCTTTTTTGGCGGATCGGCCTGGTCGAAAGAGCCCGACGGCAGTCAGGTATATTATCATAAATTCGCCCCCGAGCAGGCCGATCTGAATTGGCAGAATCAGGCCGTTCGGGATGACATGAAAGCCATGTTACGGTTTTGGCTGGACAAGGGCGTTGATGGTTTCCGGTTTGATGTCATTAATTTTCTCTCTTGTGACGGCATAGGGGCTGAAAATCCTGTCGATGAGCAGGGGAAACAGATTCATCTCAATGATATTGATCAGTTGGGAATTTATCCTTGCGTGAGGGAACTCTGCGGATTCGTCAGGGAATACGCCGCTCAAAAAAAGACGGCCTACTTCCTTGTTGGTGAAGTCGGCGACGAAGCGCTTGCGAAACTGGCCCCCTATCAAGGTCCCGATATGCTGGATGTGGTGTTTAATTTCAATTTGGGGTCGATCGACAGCTTCGACATCTGTCGTGTTTATCAGGAATTGAAAGATATGGAGAAACATCTGAGTGGATTGCCTACTATATTTTTTAACAGTCATGATATGGCGCGATCCATGAGCAGACTATGCCATGAAAATCAAGCGGCGGCGGCGGCGTTGGCGGCGTTGACGTTGATGGCGAAAGGTGTGAGTTTTCTATATTTTGGCGAAGAGATCGGCATGTCGAATTTCATTCCTGGGAATATTGAGGAAATGAAAGATATTCAGGCGATAAACCATTTCAATCTGGCGGTGAGTGAAGGCAAAAACCAGCGGCAGGCCTATGGTGATGCGTTGGAAAAATGCCGGGATAAATCAAGATCATATATGTCCTGGAATAAAAGTGATTTCTCAGGGTTTAGCCGATCTAAACCCTGGATCGGGGCAGCCAATGTAGTGCATTCCCCCAATGTGGAAGATCAGAGAAACGACCCGGAAAGCCTTTGGCACTGGTATCAAAAACTGATTTTCCTGTGCCGGGATAATCCGGCTCTGGCATTTGGAAACTATGATCACTTGTCTCTGGATGAAAAATTATTGCATCTCTCCCGTCGTTGGGATGATCACATTGTCCACATCCACATTAATTTCAGCCGAGAAAAAAAACTAATTGATCGCCAGAATTTCCGCGAAATTTTGACCAGCAGGGGAATAAGCCCTTGTGAACCAGATTATCTGCCGCCCTTTGGCGTATTAATTACAAGAGAAATTGAAAATGCTTATTAA
- a CDS encoding phosphomannomutase CpsG (capsular polysaccharide biosynthesis protein; catalyzes the formation of D-mannose 6-phosphate from alpha-D-mannose 1-phosphate): MTSLTCFKAYDIRGQLGSELNDEIAYRIGRAFGQFLKVDAAPKMVVIGGDARLTSKDLKAAIAKGLIDAGVDVIDLGMTGTEEIYFATQYLGVNGGLEVTASHNPMNYNGMKMVREGSRPISGDTGLLDIKRLAEEGHFKEPKTRGTITSGSILQAYIDHLMSYVDTRRFKPLKLVVNAGNGAAGPVIDALEARFKTMRMPVELVKVHHEPDGSFPHGIPNPMLIENRAVTRDAVIAHGADMGIAWDGDFDRCFLFDEKGRFIEGYYIVGLLADAFLQKNPHAKVIYDPRLIWNTIDQVNAAGGVAIQSKSGHTFLKERMRAEDAIYGGEMSAHHYFRDFAYCDSGMIPWLLVAELLSQKQVPLSEMVEERILAYPISGEINRELPDPETAIRRVLDHYKETALKIDYTDGVSLEFDQWRFNLRSSNTEPVVRLNVESRRDIQLMALKTKEVLSILTI, translated from the coding sequence GTGACATCACTCACCTGTTTCAAAGCCTACGATATTCGTGGGCAGCTTGGTTCCGAGCTTAATGACGAGATTGCCTACCGTATAGGCAGGGCTTTCGGGCAGTTTCTAAAAGTAGATGCGGCCCCAAAAATGGTAGTCATTGGCGGCGATGCACGTTTGACGTCAAAGGACCTGAAAGCGGCAATTGCAAAAGGGCTGATCGACGCGGGAGTTGATGTTATTGACCTTGGCATGACCGGAACCGAGGAAATTTATTTCGCGACACAATATTTAGGTGTTAATGGCGGGCTCGAGGTGACCGCCAGCCATAACCCGATGAATTATAACGGCATGAAAATGGTGCGCGAAGGATCGCGCCCGATCAGTGGAGATACGGGTCTTCTGGATATTAAACGCCTCGCAGAAGAAGGTCATTTCAAGGAACCCAAGACCAGGGGGACGATTACCTCGGGGTCTATTCTGCAGGCCTATATCGACCACCTGATGAGCTATGTCGATACGCGGCGGTTTAAGCCGCTTAAACTGGTTGTCAATGCAGGGAATGGTGCGGCGGGCCCTGTGATCGACGCGCTTGAGGCGCGATTTAAAACGATGAGGATGCCGGTTGAATTGGTGAAGGTGCACCACGAGCCGGATGGGTCTTTTCCGCATGGTATTCCCAATCCCATGTTGATTGAAAATAGAGCGGTAACAAGGGATGCCGTCATTGCGCATGGCGCGGATATGGGTATTGCATGGGATGGTGATTTTGATCGATGTTTCCTCTTTGATGAAAAGGGGCGGTTTATTGAAGGGTACTATATTGTTGGGTTGTTGGCAGACGCTTTCCTGCAAAAAAATCCTCATGCAAAAGTGATTTATGATCCGCGTCTTATATGGAATACGATTGACCAGGTAAATGCCGCTGGAGGCGTGGCAATACAGTCTAAATCTGGCCACACATTCCTGAAAGAACGTATGCGTGCCGAAGATGCCATTTATGGCGGTGAAATGAGTGCTCATCATTATTTTCGTGATTTTGCCTATTGTGACAGCGGTATGATTCCCTGGCTGCTGGTCGCCGAATTATTATCTCAGAAGCAGGTTCCTCTGTCAGAGATGGTCGAGGAGCGCATCTTGGCTTATCCCATTTCAGGCGAAATCAATCGGGAGCTTCCGGATCCGGAAACCGCTATCCGGCGGGTATTAGATCACTATAAAGAGACGGCACTTAAGATTGACTATACAGATGGTGTTAGCCTTGAATTCGATCAATGGCGCTTTAATCTGAGAAGCTCGAACACGGAGCCTGTGGTCCGGTTAAATGTAGAATCCAGAAGGGATATTCAATTGATGGCTCTAAAGACTAAAGAGGTTCTATCTATTTTAACAATATAA
- a CDS encoding DUF1861 family protein, which translates to MMSEKETKRVKELVSEFRQDQKKNVFKTAKLKFSGVDGHDVYNITAPFRSANRTVIAGRVEPRDHEYSNVVFFEETDGTWAPIAGAPVYNLQDPFITYIRNELVFGGVQIKDVEKGLEWRTVLFRGPDIFNLVECFIGPAGMKDIRLCDLQNGKIAVFTRPQGEIGGRGKIGYVDIDNLEGLTIAVIESATLLHGMFHPMDWGGVNEAHLLTNGEIGVLAHAACYENDHLMQERHYYAKSFIFNPVLKEFRDYKIIASRDQFEAGPAKRADLANVIFSSGLIRIDGKATLYAGVSDAESHWIEIDDPFMVKE; encoded by the coding sequence GTGATGAGTGAAAAAGAAACCAAACGTGTAAAGGAACTTGTTTCCGAGTTCCGGCAAGACCAGAAAAAAAATGTCTTTAAGACAGCAAAGCTTAAATTTTCAGGCGTAGACGGGCATGATGTCTACAACATTACGGCGCCTTTCCGTTCGGCGAATAGAACAGTGATCGCGGGGCGTGTTGAGCCAAGAGATCATGAATATTCCAATGTCGTGTTCTTTGAGGAGACTGACGGGACGTGGGCACCTATTGCTGGGGCGCCTGTTTATAATTTGCAGGATCCTTTTATCACATATATACGAAATGAACTTGTGTTTGGGGGCGTGCAAATAAAAGATGTAGAGAAAGGATTGGAATGGAGAACCGTTTTATTCCGGGGGCCGGATATCTTTAATTTGGTTGAGTGTTTTATCGGTCCTGCCGGAATGAAGGACATTCGTTTATGTGATTTACAAAATGGTAAGATAGCCGTTTTTACCCGACCTCAAGGTGAGATCGGCGGACGGGGGAAGATAGGTTATGTCGATATTGACAATCTGGAAGGTTTAACAATTGCAGTAATCGAGTCTGCCACTTTACTGCATGGAATGTTCCATCCCATGGACTGGGGAGGTGTCAATGAGGCACATTTACTCACCAATGGCGAAATTGGTGTGTTGGCGCATGCCGCATGTTATGAAAATGATCACCTCATGCAGGAGCGGCATTATTATGCTAAATCCTTTATCTTTAACCCTGTGCTGAAAGAGTTCAGGGACTATAAAATTATTGCCAGCCGAGACCAGTTTGAAGCCGGTCCGGCAAAGCGGGCAGATTTGGCGAATGTTATCTTCTCCTCTGGCTTGATTCGAATTGATGGTAAAGCGACCCTCTACGCGGGTGTGTCTGATGCTGAATCGCATTGGATTGAAATTGACGACCCCTTTATGGTGAAGGAGTAA
- a CDS encoding TonB-dependent receptor, with amino-acid sequence MNNIKLNFKHILLASSALLALTVSQAYAADETDKKTTSDDDAMVLEEIIVTGIRGSQMRALQTKRNSDTIVDAIAAEDVGKFPDQNISEALQRIPGITIDRNGGEGRTITVRGLGPATNAVLLNGRVLATENDGREFSFDILPAELINAVDVYKTPNAKLVEGGIGSTVNMKTARPLDFDGFTGAISAKGIYDTSREKVSPQFSGLLSDTFVDGKFGILGSFSYVKRDLRTERVYTDGVEANLNLDFDNDGTNELEGVSMPTFAEYDINETDRERISGTLALQWQVSEDLLVTIDGLYSKLDVNDNTHTLFFYGGPGEVTNATVDENNTVTHAQGQFQTRIASIIRPRLAKTYQAGFNAEWSPSSNLNTVFDAAYSKSTDNTGGNQAWFDTDLHAPGSDPSQVMFDISPNGLPTFSNFGDLSDTSNATFGWFTWEGRSVSDETFQATFDGDYQFDDAGILNSIAGGVNYAFREKGRVVSKTPGNIQCLWCGVPFPQELFSTVDASGFLGGDSGEFNTSFPSFDISDMQAWMESDAGINATVDPDATRAALATNGNGVGVVELPGDGGVVREKNYGAYIQANFSGDFGEKSWSGNLGLRYTKTDVLSSGVGQEILEILSPPNSDRVVVLSDPIPIQETGSYNVWLPSANVKIDMAEDIVFRAAVAKTLTRATLTDLMLFRNINARERERNINSGNPSLKPLTAWNYDAALTWYIDDVSYVSGAVFHKDLRNNIARKTTVVTILGEEFFSNRPENEGEGSLTGFELQAQYTFSGLPAPFDGLGMSANFTSVYNGDDNSKTYNVVGFYEKGPLQARIAYNFRDGYTLTEAGKRGQPEMIRAYGQWDASASYDVTNDIAVFVEAINITNARTLWFSSFENRVIEYADNGSRYSIGARMRF; translated from the coding sequence ATGAATAATATTAAACTGAATTTCAAACATATTTTACTGGCCTCATCAGCATTGCTAGCGCTGACTGTTTCACAGGCCTATGCCGCGGATGAAACAGATAAAAAGACCACCTCAGATGACGATGCGATGGTGTTAGAGGAAATTATTGTAACGGGTATTCGGGGCAGCCAGATGCGTGCCTTGCAGACCAAGCGAAATTCAGACACGATTGTAGACGCAATCGCGGCTGAAGATGTTGGTAAATTTCCGGATCAAAATATTTCAGAAGCTTTGCAGCGTATTCCGGGAATTACAATTGATCGTAATGGAGGCGAAGGCAGAACAATTACTGTGCGTGGCTTAGGCCCGGCAACCAACGCGGTGTTGTTGAATGGCCGTGTTCTGGCGACGGAAAATGATGGGCGTGAGTTTAGTTTTGACATCCTTCCTGCGGAGCTGATCAACGCCGTGGACGTGTATAAGACACCCAATGCCAAATTAGTCGAAGGAGGAATTGGGTCGACCGTGAATATGAAAACGGCACGCCCCCTGGATTTTGACGGGTTTACTGGTGCGATATCGGCAAAAGGTATTTACGATACATCACGAGAAAAAGTCTCACCGCAATTTTCCGGCTTGCTAAGTGACACTTTCGTGGATGGCAAGTTTGGCATTCTTGGATCCTTTTCTTATGTCAAACGGGATCTTCGTACCGAGCGTGTATATACGGACGGTGTCGAAGCAAACTTGAACCTTGATTTTGACAATGATGGCACGAACGAACTTGAAGGTGTTTCGATGCCGACATTCGCAGAGTATGACATCAACGAAACAGATCGTGAGCGCATCAGTGGTACCTTGGCGCTTCAGTGGCAGGTGTCTGAAGACTTGCTCGTTACCATTGATGGCCTATATTCCAAGCTTGATGTGAATGACAATACCCATACATTGTTCTTCTATGGCGGACCAGGTGAAGTCACGAATGCGACGGTTGATGAAAATAATACCGTTACCCACGCACAGGGCCAGTTCCAGACAAGAATAGCTTCCATTATTCGCCCAAGATTAGCAAAAACCTACCAAGCCGGCTTTAATGCTGAATGGTCGCCGTCAAGCAATTTGAATACGGTCTTTGATGCGGCTTACTCCAAATCTACGGACAACACAGGCGGAAATCAGGCATGGTTTGATACTGACCTTCATGCGCCCGGTTCAGACCCGAGCCAGGTAATGTTTGATATCAGCCCGAACGGCTTGCCGACATTTTCTAATTTTGGCGATTTATCCGATACGTCTAATGCAACATTCGGGTGGTTTACCTGGGAGGGCAGGAGTGTTTCTGATGAAACATTCCAGGCGACCTTCGATGGAGATTACCAGTTTGATGATGCTGGAATCCTGAATTCCATTGCGGGCGGCGTCAATTACGCTTTCCGTGAAAAAGGCCGGGTGGTGAGTAAAACGCCGGGTAATATTCAGTGTCTCTGGTGCGGCGTGCCATTCCCACAGGAGCTTTTCTCTACCGTTGATGCGAGCGGTTTTCTGGGGGGGGATTCTGGTGAGTTTAATACAAGTTTTCCGTCGTTCGATATTTCGGATATGCAGGCTTGGATGGAGTCCGACGCGGGAATTAACGCAACGGTAGATCCAGATGCGACCCGCGCGGCACTTGCCACGAATGGCAATGGTGTCGGTGTGGTAGAATTGCCAGGTGATGGTGGGGTAGTAAGAGAAAAGAATTACGGTGCCTATATTCAGGCGAATTTCTCCGGTGATTTTGGAGAAAAAAGCTGGTCGGGCAACTTGGGGCTTCGGTATACTAAAACGGATGTCTTGTCTTCAGGCGTTGGTCAGGAGATTTTGGAAATTCTATCTCCACCGAATTCAGATCGGGTTGTTGTTCTGTCGGACCCCATTCCTATTCAGGAAACCGGCTCATATAATGTGTGGTTGCCGAGCGCGAACGTGAAAATCGATATGGCAGAGGATATCGTGTTCCGGGCGGCTGTGGCAAAAACGCTGACGCGGGCAACCCTAACGGATCTTATGCTTTTCCGAAACATTAATGCTCGTGAAAGAGAGCGCAACATTAACTCGGGTAATCCAAGTCTCAAGCCTTTAACCGCGTGGAACTATGACGCAGCACTGACATGGTATATCGATGATGTGAGTTATGTGAGTGGTGCGGTATTCCATAAAGATCTGCGTAATAATATTGCCCGTAAAACAACCGTTGTTACAATTCTGGGAGAAGAGTTCTTCTCTAATCGTCCGGAAAACGAAGGTGAAGGCAGTCTGACAGGCTTCGAATTGCAGGCTCAATATACCTTCTCAGGTTTGCCAGCACCGTTTGATGGTTTGGGAATGTCAGCCAACTTCACGTCTGTGTATAATGGTGACGATAATTCAAAGACCTATAATGTTGTAGGCTTCTATGAAAAAGGTCCTCTTCAGGCGCGTATTGCCTATAACTTCCGGGATGGTTACACCTTGACAGAAGCGGGCAAACGGGGACAGCCTGAAATGATCCGGGCTTATGGCCAATGGGATGCTAGCGCAAGCTATGATGTAACGAATGATATCGCAGTCTTCGTTGAAGCGATAAACATCACAAATGCACGCACATTATGGTTCTCAAGCTTTGAAAATCGCGTGATTGAGTATGCTGACAATGGCAGTCGTTATTCCATCGGCGCTCGTATGAGATTTTAA
- a CDS encoding glycoside hydrolase family 130 protein, with protein sequence MLIKRSEFNPLITPAMVKPSKAGFKVDGTFNAGVIDYNGETVMLLRVAESVITSDNNEIRIPFLTEVAGACEMTIKSFRRDDETYDFSDPRMIALKANPKKGYLTSLSHIRLARSQDGVNFVVEDEAFIFPDNRYELFGCEDPRVTQIEGVYYINYSSVSGLGITTSLARTSNFRDVEKLGLIFAPDNRDVCLFPEKIQGYYWALHRPAPMHLGTPEIWISKSPDLLHWGDHTVLAECSDSEWDKLKIGGGAPMLKTSKGWLQIYHGVDETQRYCMGAFLTDIDDPTKVIARMNGPLVEPWAPYETDGFFGNVVFSCGALIKNEVLHIYYGAADEVMALATISLDALWGHLFPKGL encoded by the coding sequence ATGCTTATTAAACGTTCTGAATTTAACCCTCTGATTACACCAGCTATGGTCAAACCCAGCAAGGCAGGCTTTAAAGTGGATGGTACCTTTAATGCGGGGGTCATTGACTATAATGGTGAAACTGTGATGCTGCTCAGGGTAGCTGAAAGTGTTATCACGTCCGATAACAATGAAATTAGAATCCCCTTTTTGACGGAGGTGGCGGGGGCCTGCGAAATGACGATAAAATCATTTCGCAGGGATGATGAGACATATGACTTTTCTGATCCTCGCATGATCGCGTTAAAGGCAAACCCCAAGAAGGGTTACCTAACATCACTTTCACATATACGCCTGGCGCGCAGTCAGGATGGCGTAAATTTTGTTGTTGAGGATGAAGCCTTTATTTTTCCGGACAATCGCTATGAACTTTTTGGCTGTGAAGATCCCCGGGTTACTCAAATAGAAGGGGTATATTATATTAACTATTCTTCTGTTTCCGGCCTTGGCATTACGACCTCGCTTGCCCGGACCTCGAATTTCCGGGATGTGGAAAAGCTGGGGCTAATATTTGCGCCGGATAATCGGGATGTCTGTCTTTTTCCAGAGAAAATTCAAGGGTATTATTGGGCATTGCATCGTCCAGCTCCCATGCACCTTGGGACACCAGAGATATGGATATCCAAATCGCCAGACCTTCTTCATTGGGGAGACCATACTGTCTTGGCAGAATGTTCAGATAGTGAATGGGATAAATTGAAAATTGGCGGAGGAGCGCCCATGCTCAAAACGAGCAAGGGCTGGCTACAGATTTATCATGGCGTGGATGAAACACAACGCTACTGTATGGGAGCATTCTTGACGGACATAGACGACCCAACCAAAGTGATTGCCCGTATGAATGGCCCCCTAGTGGAGCCTTGGGCCCCTTATGAGACGGATGGCTTTTTTGGAAATGTGGTGTTTAGCTGTGGCGCCCTTATTAAAAATGAAGTGCTCCATATTTATTATGGTGCTGCGGATGAAGTCATGGCCTTGGCGACTATTTCCCTGGACGCCTTGTGGGGTCACCTTTTTCCTAAAGGTCTGTGA